Proteins encoded together in one Chitinispirillales bacterium ANBcel5 window:
- a CDS encoding anhydro-N-acetylmuramic acid kinase — MTAQAPARLKRDRKRRILVLSAGGIQSGIQALYIGMNNGDWSILSNVFSPYPKKVRELIEQLNETQKPVKLSELGWLEYKISMLFLESATTALAQTPKSLSKPSVVVMNKLTLWKGPTGENLQQSNWDLTLGDAQFIASFMNTPVLTNFIRHNILAGGPGILPSFSGNLKIAGDMAGINIFLNIGLVSRIHIIDTSSSELLFESDTGPGTVLIDKCAREAHCPDGIDRDGTLSSKGKVNTECLELLAQEAWFKKPSPKQASVDSFCFILENTVLDKLNSVDRLATVTALTAKTIYDFYVREYTLNLLPETLWVSGGGSNNFALIDYLSAYFDPIPVKSVEKLGIPADMKVPLTLGLTVDAYLNGIAVPWESGNNPKIDPLANWVLP; from the coding sequence ATGACAGCCCAAGCTCCTGCCAGACTTAAAAGAGATCGCAAACGACGCATACTGGTGCTATCGGCAGGTGGTATCCAGAGCGGAATTCAGGCCCTTTATATTGGGATGAACAATGGTGATTGGAGTATCCTCTCTAACGTTTTCTCTCCCTACCCTAAGAAAGTCAGGGAATTGATTGAACAGCTAAACGAAACCCAAAAGCCGGTAAAATTATCGGAGCTTGGATGGCTTGAGTACAAAATAAGCATGCTTTTTCTTGAAAGTGCCACTACGGCCCTGGCTCAGACTCCAAAGTCCCTCTCCAAACCTTCTGTTGTGGTTATGAACAAATTAACCCTATGGAAAGGGCCTACAGGGGAGAACCTGCAGCAAAGTAATTGGGATCTTACCTTAGGTGATGCTCAATTTATAGCCAGCTTTATGAATACACCGGTTTTGACCAATTTTATTCGCCATAATATTCTGGCCGGTGGCCCGGGCATTCTTCCCAGCTTTTCAGGAAATCTTAAAATCGCCGGTGATATGGCTGGAATCAACATATTTTTAAATATTGGCCTGGTAAGCCGAATACACATCATTGACACGAGCTCTTCTGAACTGCTTTTTGAATCCGATACCGGTCCCGGTACCGTTTTGATCGACAAGTGTGCAAGAGAAGCCCACTGTCCCGATGGTATCGACAGAGATGGCACCCTTTCCTCCAAAGGCAAGGTCAATACAGAATGCCTTGAACTGCTGGCACAGGAGGCATGGTTTAAAAAACCTTCACCCAAACAGGCTTCGGTGGATTCTTTCTGTTTTATTCTTGAAAATACCGTTTTAGATAAACTTAACTCTGTTGATCGTCTTGCTACGGTTACCGCCCTTACGGCTAAAACTATCTATGATTTCTATGTGCGGGAATACACCCTTAATCTTTTACCCGAAACGTTGTGGGTTTCAGGGGGTGGAAGTAACAACTTTGCGCTTATCGATTATCTTTCGGCTTACTTTGATCCAATTCCAGTTAAAAGTGTAGAAAAATTGGGCATCCCTGCGGATATGAAAGTGCCCCTTACACTTGGACTAACAGTAGATGCTTATCTTAATGGTATAGCCGTACCATGGGAATCGGGAAACAATCCTAAAATCGATCCCCTTGCAAATTGGGTTCTGCCGTAA
- a CDS encoding glycosyltransferase family 2 protein, which translates to MDGNNLGAKPSGTRKSDKSLSMSVIITTYNQPKWLAKVLWGFETQSYGDFEIVIADDGSGKETQQVIEMFKERTSLNVIHVWHPDEGFRKCTILNKAILKSSGDYLVFTDGDCIPRSDFLLHHYLNAQENRFLSGGYLKLDTEVSHAITRDDIMNGNPFSIKWLLKNGQPLTLKLAKLSKSPIFTSIMNSLTTTKPTWNGHNSSGWKSDLVKVNGYNEQMQYGGLDRELGERLVNAGVQGKQIRYSAVCVHLNHPRPYRNMELILNNRAIRKHVRENKVAWASSGISIHSDDHSSR; encoded by the coding sequence ATGGATGGCAACAATTTGGGAGCCAAACCTTCAGGGACTCGCAAAAGTGATAAATCATTATCAATGTCGGTAATTATTACCACCTATAATCAACCCAAATGGCTGGCAAAAGTACTTTGGGGGTTTGAAACTCAGTCATATGGCGATTTTGAAATCGTTATAGCAGATGATGGATCCGGTAAGGAAACCCAGCAAGTAATTGAAATGTTCAAAGAAAGGACTTCTTTGAATGTCATTCACGTTTGGCACCCGGATGAGGGATTTCGTAAGTGTACAATATTGAATAAAGCTATTTTGAAGAGTAGCGGAGATTACTTAGTGTTCACCGATGGTGATTGTATTCCCAGGTCTGATTTTCTACTGCACCATTACCTCAACGCACAAGAAAATCGCTTTTTGAGCGGTGGGTATCTTAAATTAGACACCGAAGTTTCGCATGCAATCACCAGAGATGATATCATGAACGGAAATCCGTTTTCTATAAAATGGTTGCTTAAAAATGGGCAACCGCTCACATTAAAACTAGCCAAACTTTCAAAAAGTCCTATATTCACCTCTATCATGAACAGCTTAACAACCACAAAACCGACCTGGAATGGACATAACTCAAGTGGGTGGAAATCGGATTTGGTAAAAGTGAATGGATATAACGAACAGATGCAGTACGGAGGACTGGACAGAGAGCTGGGGGAGCGCCTGGTAAATGCCGGGGTGCAGGGTAAGCAAATACGGTACAGTGCAGTGTGTGTTCATTTAAACCATCCACGACCCTATCGAAACATGGAGTTGATACTAAATAACCGGGCAATAAGAAAGCATGTCAGAGAAAACAAGGTGGCATGGGCCTCTTCTGGTATATCTATACATAGCGATGACCACTCCTCAAGGTAA
- a CDS encoding glycosyltransferase, with amino-acid sequence MAQNSCSLIISVYKNVQYLNLVLESVKKQTFKDFEVIISQDGDDRTIGEYLEKSQCTFPIIHLTQKDLGWRKNKALNRAIEASGSDYLVFIDGDCLLHPRFMEQHISNKKEKVVLGGKRIKLDPLTTDHLMNGTLNPQTINRYIIRNIHKLKKTGARYIEEGLFIRPEGFFQFVPKLRRINQLKGCNMSFSKSAAYDINGFDEDFIRPAIGEDIDLTWRFEMAGYKLQSVRNLAVTYHFHHQENWSDQSQNIMEMEEKQSKGLYFCSNGLKKYNDKKDSA; translated from the coding sequence ATGGCCCAAAATTCTTGCAGTTTAATAATTTCAGTATATAAGAATGTACAATATCTAAACCTGGTCCTTGAATCTGTTAAAAAGCAAACGTTTAAAGATTTCGAGGTAATTATATCTCAGGATGGTGATGATCGCACTATCGGGGAGTATCTTGAAAAAAGTCAATGTACATTTCCCATTATACATTTAACCCAAAAAGATCTCGGTTGGAGAAAAAATAAAGCGCTAAACCGGGCAATTGAAGCGTCCGGCAGTGATTATCTGGTATTTATTGATGGGGATTGTTTGCTTCACCCAAGATTCATGGAGCAGCATATAAGTAACAAAAAAGAAAAGGTGGTTCTCGGGGGAAAAAGAATTAAACTGGACCCTTTGACAACAGATCACCTTATGAATGGTACTCTTAACCCCCAAACTATCAACAGGTATATAATTCGTAATATTCACAAGCTAAAGAAAACAGGAGCAAGATACATAGAAGAGGGGTTATTCATTCGCCCCGAAGGCTTTTTTCAGTTTGTACCCAAACTGCGCAGAATTAATCAACTTAAGGGATGTAATATGTCCTTTTCTAAATCCGCAGCCTATGATATAAATGGTTTTGATGAAGATTTTATCAGGCCCGCGATTGGTGAGGATATTGACCTTACCTGGCGATTTGAAATGGCAGGGTATAAATTACAATCAGTCAGGAATCTTGCGGTGACCTATCATTTTCACCATCAAGAAAATTGGTCTGATCAGTCCCAAAATATAATGGAAATGGAAGAGAAGCAGAGTAAGGGACTGTATTTTTGTAGTAATGGTCTAAAAAAATATAATGATAAAAAAGATTCTGCTTAG